The sequence CTCATTCAAACGCCAATACGCGAAAACGAAAATTCTAGCACGTGCACCTTGACCGCGATAGAATGATGAATGTAATATCCCGAAAGTTTCCAATTAAATTCTATTTGATTCCCAAGGAGGAACTCCACAGCACAATGTCTTTCAACAAAATCATCCTTGTCGGGAACCTGGGAAGGGATCCTGAACTCCGCTACACACCCCAGGGCGATGCCGTTTGCGACTTTTCAATGGCCACAAATGAGCGGAAAAGAGATAAATCGGGTGAATGGCAGGATGTCCCCACATGGTTTCGCGTAACGCTTTGGCGTAATCAAGCGGAGAATGCAGCGAAATATTTGAAGAAGGGAAGTCAGGTCTATATTGAAGGGCGCTTGAGCCTTGAAGAATGGACCGATCGGGAAGGCGCCACCCGGCAGACGCTTCAGGTATCAGGAACGGATATGCGTTTTATTGGTTCTCGTGGTGATGCTCCGGCTGATCGCGGAGGATCTGGTTCAGAACCAGAGTTTGCCGGGCCTTCGGACCAGGCGTCTTCGTCATCGTCCTCATCCGCGGCACCCGCCAAAGCGGCTTCGACCGACGACGATATACCGTTCTAAACTCGTCCAAATGGTAAAGTAGAAAAGGGCCGCGTCCGTGGACGCCGGCCCTTTTTTTATCCCAACCAGATGCCCATTTTTCTGAACTTCTGAAATCTTCGAAGGATGAGTTCGTCC comes from Acidobacteriota bacterium and encodes:
- a CDS encoding single-stranded DNA-binding protein, with protein sequence MSFNKIILVGNLGRDPELRYTPQGDAVCDFSMATNERKRDKSGEWQDVPTWFRVTLWRNQAENAAKYLKKGSQVYIEGRLSLEEWTDREGATRQTLQVSGTDMRFIGSRGDAPADRGGSGSEPEFAGPSDQASSSSSSSAAPAKAASTDDDIPF